The region tgtcGTGGACCTGACAAGCTGGTAAAAACCTCTGTGATGGATATGGTGATTGAGTGAACTTGATCCGGGGATCGACCATGCAGCGCGGGAACTTGATGATTGTGAGGTATTCAAACGAGAGGAGAGTAGCGAGTGTTTGTTTGGAAGAAGGGAAAAATTGGTATCTTCAAGGGCTATTGTCGAATATATTACAATGAGCAACTTAAAATTCAGTTTCATTCATGGCTTGAGCTGACTGAATGATCAGGTTACTAAATAGCTTATCGCacgtaaattttccaaaaatcgCCCGGTGACACAGCAGTCTCATTACCTTTATCGTCGCATGATTGGTCAAGGGAATTGATGTTCCACCGCCCTTTGCCTTTGATAAATGCCGGTCTATTATTCAATCTGTTTCCTCCTCTTCTTCTGACACAACCCCATTTTCCGACATGAGCCGTTTGGTTATATCCCCACTCACCACATGAAACAGACAAAGTAGAATTATCATCACTCATCCTCTCGAAAGACCCACAAGATTCGGGGAACACATCTGTCAGGTTGGTGAAGTACTGGATCACAGCTTCTCCGGTGTTGTTGGCAACTGTGGCCACGTGAAATGTACGCCCCAGTTTCTTACTGCAGTGGAATCTAAGCTGTGTAAATAGAAGATACCTTCTGAGTTCCTTCAAGGCGCTAATGGTGATTAGAACCTTGTTACTTTTGTGCTCACTAATTTTCCGGTACAATATTTTGGAAGATAGTTCAACTGTAGAGTCGTTTGTGGCCACGATGCTAGAAACAAGAAGCCATCCTCCTGGTAAAAATATTAAGGATGAAAGTTATGACTACCTGTAGTGTCTTGGCGATTTCTTACATACTTTGTCTCACTTTGGGAGCCCTAAAATTTAGGTGCTGTATATGAGAAGCGGCCATGACATAGGCCACTTCCAAAAATAagataatactctttgtttgcccctccaaaattttgcacaaacattgcttccattttctcctgggaTTTGttatggtcccaagagaaaataaaagcaatacttgtgcaaaattttggaggtacaaacaaagagtattatgatatttttgaaagtggcctcaGTATGATTCCTATAATCTGATTGCATAACGTGATTCCATAGCGCGATTCCATGAAACTTcgtttttagttttttatgGTTTCCGCGTGGTGGTACTATTTAACCAAATAAATtgtcaaatcttaaaaaaattaaatgaagccAAGGCATTTCACcataaataagtaaaatattCAGTAGCCTATGAGTAGATGCATGCAACTCCACcatatttctgtcacgatcgattttttttagatcgaattcccTTGGAAgaagactcccgtgggagtgctatgaccaatcacaagaaactaattgacgtcacagcgtcactggagcggaactgcctttattatagaaaagaaaaggtgtactaaaaatagatcagtctgtgaaaatgccgtgacataggcttagtgtgggagttgcatgctccaactgatcggctcctggtaAAATGCAAGTTCTGCAGTTTCATCGCATATGTTAAGGTTTTGTGTCTTATCCGCCTACATTTTGCAAaccttctttgcaaaaaattctttcaatggGCTTCGCGTATAAAAACAGGCGTTTATAGGTCAAACATGTAAAACATCGCACCCTAAAAAAATCGTCAATGAGTTACCGTAGGTGCAAATGAGAAAGCTATTTCACTTAGGTAAAACGAGTACAACAATGCTAGACACGCGCAAAGACCCGTGGTTAAGGGAGACTCTACAGGTTCCTACTTGAAGGGACCTCTGACACGGTAGTTTTACTTCTCAGATCGGTTGACAACGAAACTTGGTACTTGATTCAAAAGCCACATCATTCCGTAAAAACCAAATATAGAATATCCAATTTTACCAGGAAAAGCTATTTATCTTAAAATTTGGGGTATTTTTGGAATACtgtaaaattccgaaaataagccTCGGGGTTATATATTTCAAAGTCCTTTTTACAGGGGCTTATATATACGGTGGGAAATTTGCGTTACAGAAAATCGATTAGGCTAGCTTATAGTTGGTAggcaaataaggaaaaaattatttgctacTGTAccgtttttgctttgttttactttgtaTTTGTGGGCAATTTCCAACATATGCTCCCGGGTAGTAATTCGGAGGGACAGTTTAACGGAGGCCAGTTTTCTGTAAGAGTTTGGAGGGCTTATTTTTGGAGAAGCTTATTTTCGCAATTTTAGGGTATATCTTGTCAAACTAAGGAAGATTGCtccattttttcaagtttctattctTTGCAGTCCTCGATCGCCATCCTGAGCtgtaaatgacaaaaattgaattcagttTTCTAACAAAAACGGAAACTTAAACGTTCGTTAAAGCATTTTTGCCCCCGCAGGCccaaacccgaggaggcatcctaggattccccgcgtgtatacatataaggaatttcaaaatgtaagaaagtaagtactgtaagtaaatttgtagtaagcggaaaaaatctcgatttgatcaaactaggcgcgcagtgtcgtctcgggtaatattttagcaagcacgcatggtggtgtcgggtacttgcaaccacgaggtcacgtttcgtcatcttctagaagcatttgaaggtgagcattttgcgcttcaatgatttctttgaattcaaaagcattcaacagtgctgagtaaatttggtttgtcagacacaaatcatcaacggggtcgacagacccgatccaacagatcacaagtatctcaagctcaagcgtgtcaaattcaacgagaaaaaaacgtatcctgaaactttgaagccgcaaccgcgtgttacttatatcacaatttctttttttcgttatcaatcctaaGTCGATTTacgcaatctaagctttattttcccgtgtattaaacaccatttagttcaatgtcaacattcgcatgcgttatttgatgctcacgtccacccaacagcgaacgtgacataaccgacactcagtcacgctacgctaatcgaaagtctatgaattgccgccgcgccttccaaatttgacgcataacagacatcgacaagaaagaaagctttacaaatttcgaaataattccatcaccagtattgcgatatttcatacttcgtccgtaggtcttcggtattcgctcgtttttacttgtttcagtttctttatttcgattgaactcgtcacgaagagaaaccgttacatttgtgttagcatttgtttgatgttccagatgatagatatcggatccttgttaatgcctatttccaggcctggtctattcactttctagattaacggctgttattcatcagttttcttcaaccgattagtgaagattttgtctcaagatccattagacttttgaaaactaataaggcgtttggccttgataaaatcagtgcgcgtctcttgaaagattcagtggacgttattactccttctttaacaaatttacagataaatattgttaactatttacatgaatgtgaacttcaataaatgcttgaaacgttaatttttcagcggtcttatgcacagtatttatatcaaatacacatcccataaccataaacagcttataaaaagcgggggcagctctagtgatcactatttctagtttaatCTTATTGGAGTTCCACGCAAATGACATTGCCTGTTAATAGCGAAGGCCAAATATCGAATTAAACAGAAGGTAGTTCTCATATCGTCAACAAAAATCAATACCATCTGctcaaattaatttgcttaCCTCCGTCCGTTTTCATATCGCAGAAGACGTTCAATGGGTTTCCAAAGCTTCCTGGATCGATCCAGTACTCCCCGTCTCCTACAGAGAATCCACTGTCCAAGAGATGTTTGCAAGATTTCCCAGGCGAAGTTGACTCTAGGCCCACTCCTGAAAATTAAAGAGAGCATCGAAACTGCAGCAGTACCAACGAAAGATCTGTTTTTGACATTAGCAAATTAAAAGTCAAAATTACTCGTTCTTCCTCTGGTAATGGTTAtcgcaaaaaaacaacaacaaac is a window of Acropora palmata chromosome 11, jaAcrPala1.3, whole genome shotgun sequence DNA encoding:
- the LOC141898080 gene encoding uncharacterized protein LOC141898080 isoform X2, producing MNNRYLYGHVNKSYVIESKADCEHKCYLDADCMSTNTKILHTGKFLCELSDSDHKLHPADLKFQQEFTYTATENFCVTHSCSPHGRCQTGFTNKGYHCVCSTGFTGQFCNTRVGLESTSPGKSCKHLLDSGFSVGDGEYWIDPGSFGNPLNVFCDMKTDGGGWLLVSSIVATNDSTVELSSKILYRKISEHKSNKVLITISALKELRRYLLFTQLRFHCSKKLGRTFHVATVANNTGEAVIQYFTNLTDVFPESCGSFERMSDDNSTLSVSCGEWGYNQTAHVGKWGCVRRRGGNRLNNRPAFIKGKGRWNINSLDQSCDDKGNETAVSPGDFWKIYVR
- the LOC141898080 gene encoding uncharacterized protein LOC141898080 isoform X1, whose translation is MRCKTMLSFNSKTSFHSKTGAQELHAVLIVALLFTAIIIRGCACDGCRTLIFHPAMNNRYLYGHVNKSYVIESKADCEHKCYLDADCMSTNTKILHTGKFLCELSDSDHKLHPADLKFQQEFTYTATENFCVTHSCSPHGRCQTGFTNKGYHCVCSTGFTGQFCNTRVGLESTSPGKSCKHLLDSGFSVGDGEYWIDPGSFGNPLNVFCDMKTDGGGWLLVSSIVATNDSTVELSSKILYRKISEHKSNKVLITISALKELRRYLLFTQLRFHCSKKLGRTFHVATVANNTGEAVIQYFTNLTDVFPESCGSFERMSDDNSTLSVSCGEWGYNQTAHVGKWGCVRRRGGNRLNNRPAFIKGKGRWNINSLDQSCDDKGNETAVSPGDFWKIYVR